One genomic window of Syngnathus acus chromosome 11, fSynAcu1.2, whole genome shotgun sequence includes the following:
- the rpz2 gene encoding rapunzel 2 isoform X2 has product MADGYQVKKTAIVILTYVEKAASFASSINPIFGFVPALVGAVRKGLMDKEGHELEKDFQAIHSKLESISQKNQQHLRQIRMNEVIQNYGKYEEYIKHQYAAVNTMVVGVKGDPDNAQVYMERFKETYKQNRMDTGLKVYYDAVKGTGTLFGRPLLQVYRENCKGDAETMERHCSRVAHLFQMGLIALMAYTAVTEDDEDEVRKKWADRVRDIQEKMQEVLTLCNIRDLDPPSDDKSLAS; this is encoded by the coding sequence atggcagacgGCTACCAGGTAAAGAAAACAGCTATCGTGATTCTGACTTACGTGGAGAAGGCGGCCTCTTTCGCCTCGTCCATCAACCCTATCTTTGGCTTTGTCCCCGCCCTGGTGGGTGCGGTCCGCAAGGGTCTCATGGATAAAGAGGGCCACGAGCTGGAAAAGGACTTCCAGGCCATCCACAGCAAGCTGGAGAGCATCTCCCAGAAGAACCAGCAGCACCTGAGACAGATCCGGATGAATGAGGTGATCCAGAACTATGGCAAGTACGAGGAGTACATCAAGCATCAGTACGCCGCCGTCAACACCATGGTGGTGGGAGTGAAGGGAGACCCAGACAACGCGCAGGTCTACATGGAGCGATTTAAGGAGACCTACAAACAGAACAGAATGGACACCGGTCTGAAAGTGTACTACGATGCCGTGAAGGGCACAGGCACGCTCTTCGGCAGGCCCCTGCTGCAGGTCTACCGGGAGAACTGCAAGGGCGACGCTGAAACCATGGAGCGCCACTGCTCACGCGTGGCCCACCTCTTCCAAATGGGCCTCATCGCCCTCATGGCTTATACTGCAGTCACAGAGGACGATGAGGACGAGGTGCGCAAAAAGTGGGCCGACAGGGTGCGCGACATCCAGGAGAAGATGCAGGAGGTGCTCACTCTCTGCAACATCAGGGATCTTGATCCGCCTTCTGATGACAAGAGTCTTGCTTCCTGA